The Bubalus bubalis isolate 160015118507 breed Murrah chromosome 2, NDDB_SH_1, whole genome shotgun sequence genome includes the window tctagtattctggcctggagaattccatgtactgtacggttcatgaggtcacaaagagtcagacacaactgagagacttttgCTCATTCACACCCTCTGCCCGCAGAGCTCATACATCCTATCCCAAGGCCGCCTCTCCCTGTGCTGGAAAGGAGTGAGGTTACAGGCTTGTGGAGACTGGCCAGAGCAATAGCTTGGGGACTCAGACCAGGACAGACAGTATCAGGACCAGTGCTGGAGGGAAGGGTCAGAGGCACCCTGGCAGACCTAGAGCAAGCTAGGCCTTTCAGGTGTCCTGCCCTCTCACCCACCATGGCGACACTTCTCACAGCTGACCAGCCGGTTCCCAGGGACCACAGTCTCAGAGCGACATACACAGCAGAGGAGTTCCTCCCCAGGGAGCGCCGCTGTGAGAGAACAGAGTGTCAGAGGGCCTGGTCTCCAGCCCCTTTCTGTCCCCCATGCCAGGCTTGTTTTCCACTGGATCCAATCTGAGGCTTCTCACCAGGGCTAATGTCTTTCCATAGAACCAGAAATTGGGAATCATCCTCAAACTGAACCAGACACACCTCCCGAGCACTGTCCACCTGGAATGGGTGAGCAGAGAAGATGGAACAGGAATCAGACTAGATAAGGGGAATGAGAAAAGGTGACAGAGGTCAGAGGTCTTACCTTTTTGATGGTCCCCAAGTATAGCAGCCCATCTGTCCATCTGGCCAGCACATCTTGACCCTCCCAAAGTCGAGGCCGGGGGCCTGAGGTGGGAGCAGGGGAAGCTGGGTCCCAAAGTGGGGGGGCACCAGAGCGGCTCAGCCGGGGGGGCTGTGCCATTGCATCCTGGGGGGGGCCTAGTTAGAGGTGAGACGGTAGGAGAAAGTTACGAATATTGAGGAACTAGCCCCCattttctttgcctgtttttctgTCAAAGACTTGAGCAGGTGTGCCCAACCTCCATTTCCCTGAGACACCTGGGTAGGAAACCCCTGGGCACCCCTTCCGGCCTTCCTGACTCCAGCTCTCCCAACAGTCACCACTGGTTCTTTTCTCCCCACCGTCCCCCAACCCCACCAACCTAATTCTCTAGTTTCCCAGCTGCCAGAGCTCCCCTGGGACGTTGTATCCCGGCCTTGAGATTTTAGCAGAAACGATGGTTGCAAAGGCAAAGGTTGCCCCTCAGTTTCTGCTGTCACCTTCTACCGCTGTTTACAGAGGGATTACAATTGGGGTGCTGTTTCCCAGAGATGTTTCGGGAGCTTTTTCTGGAGATGTTTTCGAGTGGAAAAGGTTGCCTCCTGGGCCCCCGTGTCTCATTCAGAACAATCATCTTGGTGTTAGGTTATGTCAGGTCACCCTCAAATTCGGGGCTCCCTGCCCCCGGGTTAGATAACTTCCCTGAGTGCCCCGGGAGGGGGGCGTGTCCCAGTCCGGGTCTCTTCTCCCCAGGACCGCGAGTCCGAGAGGGGACTTGAGTCGGCCTAGCCCGACCCGCCGCCCGGGTGGCGCGGCTCTCCCGCCCGCGCCCTGCGCGCCGACCCCCGGCTCCCTGCCCCCCCCACGGGCGCCTCCCGCCGCCTCCTTACCAGTGACAGCTGGGGCCGCCGGGAGCCGGGCAGAGGCAGACGTGGGAGACTGAGGTGAAACCCCCGCGCGGGGAGGGCACGGTTGGGCGTCGGGGGGGCGTGCAGGCAGAGACCGGGGggtccccaggcccagcccctccGTCCCGGCGGCTCTGGGGCGTATGACGCAGCAGCCAAAGCAGCGGCAGCGGCAGGAGGAGGCGGcggggggaaggaggggaggggaggggagggacaaaCCGgctcggggggaggggggagggaggggagggccgGGGGGAAGGAGGAGCCGCGGGGGCGGGCAcctcctcaccccacctcccTCACCGCCAGCGGGCCTGGAGGGCGCGGAGCAAGGGGGAGCGTCTCCGCGGATGGGGCGGGCGGGCTCTCGGACCCGGCGGGAGAGGGAATCCCCGCAGCCCCTTCCTCCGGAGGGAGGCCTGCCCTAGGGGCAGGAGGGAATCCCCCGCTAGGCCGCCAGCCGGGCCGCCGCCCCGCGCCACATCCGTTAACTGCCCCCGGCCCCGCAGGGTCACTCCGGGCCCCGCCCCGCGCTGTAGTTCACGACCCCGCCCTCCATTCACCCGTCCCATGGCCCCCGCCCCgcgggccccgccccctcccgcctTTGCCCCGGCCCCGCCCTCCCCGGAGCTAGTTGCCCCAACCCCCGCCCACTGTCGCCGCGCCTCTGCGCACGCGCGACCCCTCCCGCGCGCGCggcacctgggaagacccagccCTCCTCTGACGGGGCGGCGGCCCTCGGCGGTTGGCGCGAGGGAGTTAGCCCATGCGCCCCGCCCCGCGCGGCCAAGGCGGGTGCACCGACTAGGAGAGCTCGGACCGAGGCGGTGACGCCGCCGAGAGCCAGCCAATGGCTGCAGGCGGAGCTAGCCCCGGCGGTtcgaaagggaaggaagagaaagagcgGGAGGAGAGAGCCCGCAGCTTGTGGGCGGGCGCGCCGGCCCCACCCCGGACTCGGGCTCCCACCTTCTCGCACTCACCGAGTTCCTGCCCCGGGCGAGGGTGGCCTGTGGCGGAGGAAGCGGAACTAGTGACTGGACCTTTGGTGCGCACACCCCCCAGACGTGGGTAGGGACGGGAGCGGGGCAGGGGGCTACCCTGACTCTGGAGTGACCCGTTAGAAAAGCTGAAGCCCTGTCCCCGTGAAACAGACGTCTGGCAGAATGGAAGAGCCACAGCTCCCATCTTCATGGATATGACAAATATCCCCCTTATTGGACAACCGCTAATAaaacctttatttaaaaacaacaaaaaattctctTCTTTATTTGATAGGCCCAGGTATCAGCGCCCACTCCCAATAAAGCACACCCACCCACTCCCACCCCGCCGTGtgtctcacacatacacacacacaatctagaTCCATCTTCATTTCTTGTTGGCCTGGGCAGTGCCAATAACACACTGGTTCACCTGCGGGCAGGGGATTTAGACAAACAGGATAAAAAATTTTCAGCAACCAAAAGAACAGTTTTCCCAAAATCACCTCTGAACCCTCAGTGTTAGGGCTGTCCTCAGAGTCCTGAAATAAGGGCTCTGAAAGCAGGTTCAGGCTGGTCCCAGTTCTCCCGTGCCCACTGGGCACACTAGATCTGGAAGAGGAGGAAAGGCCAGAGAAGGGACAGAAGCCCCTCACAGGAGCAGAGAGAGGCACTTCTCCTAGACACCCCTAAAGCCCTCCCATGACTAGTGCTCAATAAGCTAGATAACACGTCAACATAAACATAGGACCCAAAGTTCCTTAGAAAATTAATGCTCTTCAGTCTAGGGCAGGAAATGTACAAGATGAATCTGGAGAAAGGACTACTGGGAACTTGTCTAAAGGGCACAGGAGCCAAGTTGGAGCTTCCACTGGCCAAAGGCGGGCAATTTGGCATCAGAAAGAATAATGACTTCAAACGATATATATCAAAAGTACAGGTAAGATGTTACCTCCTGGATAAAAACTCACTGGTCACCTTTGGAAGTTGCCAGGATACCAACTTATAATAGTGAAAATTGATGAAGAATATAGCATTTATCCCATCTTACCTATATGGACTGAATTTCAGAATAAACAAATAGATGACAAGGGGGAGAGCTCAAGAATTGTGATTAATAAACGTAGAACAGctgagaaaattagaaaatcaccatttaaAAACTCCCtaatgatggacgtgagtttgagtgaactccgggagttggtgatggacagggaggcctggcgtgctgcaattcatggggtcgaagagtcggatacgactgagcgactgaactgaataatagatCTAGGGCTCCcacggtggctcagtggcaaagaactgcctgccaatgcaggagaggtgggatTGATCACTgaatcgggaagatgccctgagaaggacatggcaacccacttcaatattcttgtctggaaaatcccatggacagaggagccgggtggactacagagttggacatgacttagtgactaaacaacaaacaatagaTCTAGATAGCATCGCTGATAAAATCATTAGGGGAGAAAGTTGAAGGGAGTTTCTAAATGGATAGATTGGGCTGACAATATCCAAGTGCAATGATCAATTTTTATATCATTAAAGGTGAAACAACTagcaggagggggaaaaaatggaacaaCTCAATACTAGGTGCTTCCTGATATGATGCAATAAAATGTATCATGCCATTTTCTTGCCAAGAAATTTGAATCTGATTCAAATCAAGCCTCCAAACCTaattacaagaaaacaaaaattgtggaggaaagaggaagcaACCAGCCAAAATATAGAATATGATATGTTCTACAGGACAAATCACCGCACTTCAACAAATAAATGTGGGGGTGAGATTATTACAGATTAAAAGAAACTCTCAAGACCATTTCAACGAAAAAGGGTGGTCCTTGCTTTGATCCTGAATGGAACAAATCCTAATGTATAAAAGGCATTTGAGACAATCAGGGAAAATTTAATATAAACTGAGTATTAGAGGATATCAAAGAGTTCATGTTTTTGGGTATTAATGATGTTGGTAGAACTTTAACTGAACTTGTAAGGTAGCAAGGGAAATCCTGATTAAAGCAGAAGACCATGGCAGGGCGCTAAGGTGGTCGATTACTTCCACGGCAGCAAGAGTGCAGAAGAACATCTGCAATCTGAGGCCCTGAGCAAAGCCAGAAAGTATCTCAAGGCTATATCCTCAGGAAAATGAATTATCAGAGGAATACATTACTCTCCAAGGTAGTCTATAAAGAAACTTCCTGACTTAACTCTTGTGGAGGGAGCTTAAGTTTCTTAGAGAATTCATACCCTGAACACAGCTGACCCTTGTGGGGACTGGAGCCTGAATTCACGCTGTGTATTTGGAATagcctgaaaaacctgtatgtctTTGATCCAGGAATCCCATTTCAAACAATCTCTCTCTGGATAGTTAGATGTAACCAAGCAAATATAGAATGATATGTACAAGGTTAGTCAATATAGCCTTGTTTGTACTAGTAAAAGGGTGGAAAGAATCCAAGTGTCCAGTAGAGGGAACTGGTGGATAAACTTTGGTGCATCCACACAGTGGAGTcctagaaatgtaaaaataatgggATGATCTCTGTGTGCTGGTGGGGAATCATCCTGGGGCtgtctgattttcttcttttcccccacTCTCCCTGGCCACCGCCCCGTCCTTAAGGTTGTCTTgttaatcaaaaacaaaaaaaaaggcaggacaatatataatacatgagagagaggggaagagatgTCTTCTGTAAGAAAGAGGGAATCCCATGCATATTGCTTGTATTTGCAAAAAGAAACACTGAGAGAAGTAAAAGGATAAAGGATGAGAACAACTACTAGGATGGGGGAGAACGCGGtgggcagggcagaggctaaaGCTCACTTGTATACAGCTTTCTACGTAGGTTTGACCTTTCAACCACctagttttaaaaacttaattcacCCCCGCCAGAAGTCAATAATTAAATGCCTGGCAAATGTACATCCTTTCAGGATGCACGTGCCGCTGGCCCCAAGGACCAGGGTGCAGAAGCCTACAGTCAGCAGGAAGCCTGATGGGGATGGGGCTGCTAGTGACCGCACCTTGGAGGCGAAGCGTAGGGAGTTGAGGGACTCGGAGACGTTCTCTTCTAGGGGAGAAATGTTCACAAACAtgagcctatggacagaggagaggggGGCAAAACCCAGAATCAGTGTCCAGGTCTCCACTACGTCGCTGCCCCCACCCTGACCCTGACACAGTGGCTCCCAGACCACCCCTTCTGCTCACATCTTGGCACTGCCACCCAGAGAGTTCTGCAGCAGGTAGGTGAGCTTGCTGTTCCGGTAAGGCACATGGGACTCCTACAGGGTAGAAAGGGACAGGCAATTAGGACAGGGCTGGGGACAGCCAGCCTCAGCTGCTTCCCAGggcccacctgcccccacccccattcctacCTTGTTGCTCAAGGCCATGATGACCAGCCCCAGCGTGGACAGGCTGCTGTTAATGGCCTGTGTTTCCCGAAGACGTTCCCGCTCCCCAGGGCCGAGTGCTAAGCCGGGGTCTAGCCGCTCACTCCCGGCCAAGTCCACCAGGCTGAGGGGGGCCGCACACTGCAGGCCTCGGCTAGCGTGCTCCCCAGAGATCTGCAGCTGGAACACGCTGTGACTACGCGACGAGCGCTCATTCTGGGCTGTGCGGGCCACAGCCCGGTTCTGGCGGGCTAGATGGAGCAGGGCCTCCACCTGGGGCAGCAAGAGGTGCAGTCAGGCAGTGGTGAGCACATAGCCAGGTCAGGCATGCATGGTCGCTTCAGTCtagtccaaccctttgcaacctgtggactgtagcctgccaggctcctctgtccatgggattctccaggcaagaacattggagtgggttgccgtgccctcctccatgggatcttcccagcccagagatcaaacccccgTATTCtatatcttctgcactgcaggcagattctttacccactgaaccacttgggaaccCACAGGTCAGATATGGCAATAAGCAAGACCCAGCACCTGCCTTCTTGGTGCTTTTTTTGTAGCCAGCGAAAgactaaataattaaaatacacagTGTATCTGAGAGTATCaaggaattaaaaatagaaaagcagtGTGTGATGGTGAGGGTTTCAATTTTACAAAGGATAACCAGCAATAATTTCCTGACcatccggtggttaggactcagagctttcactgccagggcacaggttcaatccctggttggggaactgagatcccataagtcatgcagtgcagccaaaagttaaaaaaaaaaaagatggtcagGGATGGCCTCAACACCTTAAAATCTTTAAGGTGGTGAGGGAGCAATTCAGCCCTGCTGGGAAAGGAACGTACGACCATGTCAGGCAATGGAGAGGAGGTACAAAGCCCTGATTCAAGGGTGTGATGAGCAGGCTGAGGAAAAGTCCAGAGGCCAGCAGGGGTGTCGTGAACTGAACAAGCAGTGTGGGCGGAGATGAGACCGAGCTCACCGTGTGGGGCCCAGGGTCACCCGCCTTATGAGGTGCGCCACTGCTCTCCACGCCTTGGTTCTGTGAAGGTGGATGCACCTCACAGCCCGCCAGCCAAAGCCAAACGTCCCATCTATCGTCGCCACTCGCCTTTCCTCATCCTGGCCTGCTCCCCTACCTGCGTCCTGCGTCGCTCTGCCTGCGCCCCAGCCCTCCAACCCCATGTCCAGGCCTAGTGGCCCTCAGCGCTTACCTCCCTCTCACAGGAGACCGGAACATAGCGCGCGTTGGTGACAGTGAGCTCCTCGCTGCCTGGCCCTGCCCGGCGAATCTCACACTCACCCCCCTGGCCCTTCCGGGTCCCAGTGGCCAGCAGGTCTCGGACAGTCTCATTGTAGATCTCTACGTAACTTGCCACAAAGCTGTAGGTCCAGCCCTGGCCACTTAGCTCCTGGGCCACAGAAAAGAGGTGTCGCAGGGCACGAGGGATCAGCCCCTCCATCTGGGGGTCTCCCCCAGGCCCACCCTCCATGGTGAAGGTCTTGCCACTGCCTGTCTGGCCATAAGCAAAGATGCACACTGGATAGCCATCCAGGGCTGACTGGACAAGCATGGAAATCTCCTCAAACACTTCATCTTGTCCACTCCCTGGTGGGAACACCCGGTCAAAGGAGAAGTCATGGCGGGTAGGGCCAGCTGGCGCCCCACTCAGGGTCCCACGCCGCTCGTCAGACCGCGAGAGGCTGAGGCGGGTTGGAGGGTCAGAGGGTCCACAGGGGCCAGAGGGAAACTGAAGGAAGCCAGGGGATGGGGTGGACTCCCCTGGAAGGACGGGGCGGACCCGGCAGAACACACGGATGTTGCCTTTGAGTTCCTGCAGCTGGTTGTGTAACCGCCGGCGCTCCATCTCGAGCCCGTGGAGACGGTCTTCCCGCTCAGCCAGTACAGCCTCCCGGGCTGCAGCCTCCTGGCGCAGAGATGCCACCTCTTCCTGGCTGTCCGACAGAGAAGCTTCTGAGGTCTGCAGCCTCCGCTGTCCAGAACAGAACAGACATGGATGGTGAGACGCGGCAACCAAGAGTAAGAAGTTTCATGATgggactgggggtgggaggtaggCTGGCCCCTGACCCCAAGGACTTCAGAGTCTGGTAAAGAAGAGATAAGTGAATATAAATCGTAGTATTAGAGTAAGGAGTACATGGAGCACCAGAAAGGGCACAAGGAAGAGGATATCTAGGCTGACACCCCAAAGCGTGGGAGTAAACCAAGAAAGGATGGGGTGCAGAGAGAATATTCCACAAAAAGGGATGTGCACACGCCAAACGCCCTGAATTGAGGATCAAGTCATTTGACAGACTGCAAGTAACTCATTCTAGCTGGTGCTCACCAAGGAGCCAAATGGATGACAAGCAGGAGAGAGAATGCATGGGGACCTTTATCAGTGAAGAcggacagaaagaaaagag containing:
- the KIFC1 gene encoding kinesin-like protein KIFC1 isoform X1, which translates into the protein MEPQQRSPLLEVKGNIELKRPLAKAASRLPLSGRRLKRGPDQMEEALEPEKKRTRGLGTRVTTTHPRAAALSSGPQAQGQTAVPKAPRKPAPRCSTAVAPVLKTQKPGPVVPVQKPGTTAAPPMVGGKKPKRPAWDLKGQLCDLNAELKCYRERKQVLDQENQQLRGQLQEAQQQALALGAERKTLEEELTRVRAQAEQGQRELGNLSARVLELEERLGTQEGLVQELQKEQLRLQEERRGLAARLGEQERRLQTSEASLSDSQEEVASLRQEAAAREAVLAEREDRLHGLEMERRRLHNQLQELKGNIRVFCRVRPVLPGESTPSPGFLQFPSGPCGPSDPPTRLSLSRSDERRGTLSGAPAGPTRHDFSFDRVFPPGSGQDEVFEEISMLVQSALDGYPVCIFAYGQTGSGKTFTMEGGPGGDPQMEGLIPRALRHLFSVAQELSGQGWTYSFVASYVEIYNETVRDLLATGTRKGQGGECEIRRAGPGSEELTVTNARYVPVSCEREVEALLHLARQNRAVARTAQNERSSRSHSVFQLQISGEHASRGLQCAAPLSLVDLAGSERLDPGLALGPGERERLRETQAINSSLSTLGLVIMALSNKESHVPYRNSKLTYLLQNSLGGSAKMLMFVNISPLEENVSESLNSLRFASKVNQCVIGTAQANKK
- the KIFC1 gene encoding kinesin-like protein KIFC1 isoform X2 — translated: MEPQRSPLLEVKGNIELKRPLAKAASRLPLSGRRLKRGPDQMEEALEPEKKRTRGLGTRVTTTHPRAAALSSGPQAQGQTAVPKAPRKPAPRCSTAVAPVLKTQKPGPVVPVQKPGTTAAPPMVGGKKPKRPAWDLKGQLCDLNAELKCYRERKQVLDQENQQLRGQLQEAQQQALALGAERKTLEEELTRVRAQAEQGQRELGNLSARVLELEERLGTQEGLVQELQKEQLRLQEERRGLAARLGEQERRLQTSEASLSDSQEEVASLRQEAAAREAVLAEREDRLHGLEMERRRLHNQLQELKGNIRVFCRVRPVLPGESTPSPGFLQFPSGPCGPSDPPTRLSLSRSDERRGTLSGAPAGPTRHDFSFDRVFPPGSGQDEVFEEISMLVQSALDGYPVCIFAYGQTGSGKTFTMEGGPGGDPQMEGLIPRALRHLFSVAQELSGQGWTYSFVASYVEIYNETVRDLLATGTRKGQGGECEIRRAGPGSEELTVTNARYVPVSCEREVEALLHLARQNRAVARTAQNERSSRSHSVFQLQISGEHASRGLQCAAPLSLVDLAGSERLDPGLALGPGERERLRETQAINSSLSTLGLVIMALSNKESHVPYRNSKLTYLLQNSLGGSAKMLMFVNISPLEENVSESLNSLRFASKVNQCVIGTAQANKK